Proteins from one Mucilaginibacter jinjuensis genomic window:
- the mobC gene encoding plasmid mobilization relaxosome protein MobC, whose amino-acid sequence MRLLFTKSAVLLMQGALLFFTLQDVFLSDGNPSGFPVCQKESCPADAGGKKFRNSISLLMTRNKGGRPPAGNDRRSFKIDVRFTEAEYRQVEQLERELGLKKTELVRQKLLFEGKGLAVNAAELMGRLDAISLELSRSGNNINQLARYANRLQKRGLLSPPVVDEYLRLLRRHEDEQMELAVLFRKLIRSLIP is encoded by the coding sequence TTGAGGCTTCTTTTCACAAAAAGTGCCGTTTTATTAATGCAGGGGGCCCTCTTGTTTTTTACCCTGCAAGATGTCTTTTTGTCCGACGGAAACCCTTCGGGATTTCCGGTCTGCCAAAAAGAATCTTGCCCGGCTGATGCCGGGGGGAAGAAATTTCGCAACTCAATTTCTTTGCTTATGACCAGGAACAAGGGCGGCAGGCCGCCAGCGGGTAATGACAGGCGATCTTTTAAGATCGACGTCCGGTTTACGGAAGCCGAATACCGGCAGGTGGAGCAACTGGAAAGGGAACTGGGTTTAAAGAAGACCGAACTGGTCAGGCAGAAGTTATTGTTTGAGGGAAAGGGGCTTGCCGTGAATGCCGCTGAGCTGATGGGCCGTCTGGACGCAATCAGCCTGGAATTATCGAGAAGCGGAAATAATATCAATCAACTGGCACGTTATGCGAACCGCTTGCAAAAACGAGGGCTTTTATCACCTCCCGTCGTTGACGAATATCTCCGGCTGCTTCGCCGTCATGAGGATGAACAAATGGAACTCGCTGTGTTATTCCGAAAACTGATCAGGTCTTTGATACCGTGA